A section of the Jaculus jaculus isolate mJacJac1 chromosome 6, mJacJac1.mat.Y.cur, whole genome shotgun sequence genome encodes:
- the C6H2orf68 gene encoding UPF0561 protein C2orf68 homolog — MESRDGRPGLCCKPGGRLDMSHGFVHHIRRNQIARDDYDKKVKQAAKEKVRRRHTPAPTRPRKPDLQVYLPRHRGRDSCSRPGNLDCEESGESSSGSSELEPSSRQLFCLEYEADSGEVTTVIVYQDDDPGRVSEEVSAHTPLDPPMREALRLRIQEEIAKRQSQH, encoded by the exons ATGGAGTCGCGGGATGGCCGTCCCGGGCTCTGCTGCAAGCCTGGCGGGCGGCTGGACATGAGCCACGGCTTCGTGCACCACATCCGACGGAACCAGATCGCCCG GGACGACTACGACAAGAAGGTGAAGCAGGCCGCCAAGGAGAAGGTGAGGAGGCGACACACGCCCGCGCCCACCCGGCCCCGCAAGCCCGACCTGCAGGTGTACCTGCCGCGACACCGAGGGCGAG ATAGCTGTAGCCGCCCAGGCAACCTTGACTGTGAGGAGTCGGGTGAAAGCAGCAGCGGCAGCTCTGAGCTGGAGCCATCCAGCCGCCAGCTCTTCTGCTTAGAATATGAAGCGGACAGTGGAGAGGTCACAACAGTTATCGTGTATCAG GATGATGACCCGGGAAGGGTGAGTGAGGAAGTTTCAGCGCACACACCTCTGGATCCACCCATGCGAGAGGCCCTCAGATTGCGGATCCAGGAGGAGATTGCAAAGCGCCAGAGCCAACACTGA